Proteins co-encoded in one Phragmitibacter flavus genomic window:
- the vccB gene encoding Verru_Chthon cassette protein B, producing MNRLFPSFHHRTRQAFSLAEVAISVAILALSLTTLLGLIPSVMDNMRQATNRTAETRIVSEISGAIGLADWGAPAAAPHHWSNLPTILANRWYFDDQANPIAPDDASFDLRVAYVASAQLASESGTTAHGDINMPVGDTADLPAATNAKAIHIRIASSTRENFPFDNPNTFSTYLTLVARQF from the coding sequence ATGAACCGCCTTTTCCCATCCTTTCATCACCGCACCCGACAGGCTTTCTCCCTCGCCGAGGTCGCCATCTCCGTCGCCATCCTCGCCCTTTCCCTCACCACGCTTCTCGGACTGATCCCCTCCGTCATGGACAACATGCGCCAGGCCACCAATCGCACCGCCGAGACCCGCATCGTCAGCGAAATCTCCGGAGCCATCGGCCTCGCCGACTGGGGCGCCCCCGCCGCCGCCCCTCACCATTGGAGCAACCTCCCCACCATCCTCGCCAACCGCTGGTATTTCGATGATCAGGCCAATCCCATCGCCCCCGACGACGCCAGCTTCGACCTCCGCGTCGCCTACGTCGCGAGCGCCCAACTTGCCTCCGAATCAGGCACCACCGCCCATGGCGACATCAACATGCCCGTTGGCGACACCGCCGACCTCCCCGCCGCCACCAACGCCAAGGCCATCCACATCCGCATCGCCTCCAGCACGCGTGAAAACTTCCCCTTCGACAACCCCAACACCTTCTCCACCTACCTCACCCTCGTCGCCCGACAGTTCTAG